A section of the Streptomyces sp. V3I8 genome encodes:
- a CDS encoding lycopene cyclase family protein has protein sequence MLDAEVAIVGAGAAGLSLAHRLARPAPGARRVPTVLVDAPPGPLRPPGRTWCFWEEGPGPYDAALTASWRRLRVHTPAGRPAQDDIAPLTYKMLRSDDFERLVARDLARGGDVRRIEATVETVDGITDGAEIRARDDRGRPVTVRARWVFDSRPLGSLPTARTTLLQHFQGWFVRTGEPVFDPGTVELMDFRVPQPERGLAFGYVLPTGPREALVEYTEFSGAVLSRSAYDLALRRYADDVLRLGDFEITSTETGVIPMTDARFARRSAPSVFRIGAAGGATRPSTGYTFSAVQRQTRAVADALRAGRHPMPPPAHSARSRAMDAVMLRALDSGRVDGAAFFARLFTRVPMERLLRFLDGGTRLHEDLSLGLRTPVLPMLRSAAELSWLPRRPFPGP, from the coding sequence GTGCTGGACGCCGAGGTGGCCATCGTGGGCGCGGGAGCCGCGGGTCTGTCCCTGGCCCACCGGCTCGCCCGCCCCGCCCCCGGGGCGCGACGGGTGCCGACGGTCCTGGTGGACGCCCCGCCCGGCCCGCTCCGCCCGCCCGGCCGGACGTGGTGCTTCTGGGAGGAGGGCCCCGGACCGTACGACGCCGCCCTGACCGCCTCCTGGCGGCGGCTGCGGGTCCACACCCCCGCGGGCCGGCCCGCGCAGGACGACATCGCGCCCCTCACCTACAAGATGCTCCGCTCCGACGACTTCGAGCGCCTCGTGGCCCGCGATCTGGCGCGCGGCGGCGACGTCCGCCGGATCGAGGCGACCGTCGAGACCGTGGACGGCATCACCGACGGGGCCGAGATCCGCGCCCGCGACGACCGGGGCCGCCCCGTGACGGTGCGCGCCCGCTGGGTCTTCGACTCCCGGCCGCTGGGCAGCCTGCCGACCGCCCGTACGACCCTGCTGCAGCACTTCCAGGGCTGGTTCGTCCGCACCGGCGAGCCGGTGTTCGACCCCGGCACGGTGGAACTGATGGACTTCCGGGTCCCGCAGCCCGAGCGCGGACTCGCCTTCGGGTACGTCCTGCCCACCGGCCCGCGGGAAGCCCTGGTGGAGTACACCGAGTTCTCCGGTGCCGTGCTGTCCCGGTCGGCCTACGACCTCGCCCTGCGCCGTTACGCCGACGACGTGCTGCGGCTCGGCGACTTCGAGATCACCTCGACCGAGACCGGCGTGATCCCCATGACCGACGCGCGCTTCGCCCGGCGGTCGGCGCCCTCGGTCTTCCGCATCGGCGCCGCGGGGGGCGCCACCCGGCCGTCCACCGGCTACACCTTCTCCGCCGTGCAGCGCCAGACGCGAGCCGTCGCGGACGCCCTGAGGGCGGGCCGCCACCCGATGCCCCCGCCCGCCCACTCGGCCCGCTCGCGCGCCATGGACGCGGTGATGCTGCGGGCCCTGGACAGCGGACGGGTCGACGGTGCCGCGTTCTTCGCACGCCTGTTCACCAGGGTGCCGATGGAGCGGCTGCTGCGCTTCCTCGACGGCGGCACCCGCCTCCACGAGGACCTCTCCCTCGGCCTCCGTACGCCCGTCCTGCCCATGCTCCGCTCCGCAGCGGAGCTGTCCTGGCTCCCCCGCAGACCCTTCCCCGGGCCCTGA